TTGTCCTGGACGCCCGATTTATGGGGCGGGCAGGCGCGTGAAGGGCAGGTCGCCGAAGCCGATATCCTCCAGCAGGTATATTTGCGCGAAGATGTCTATCGCGTGGTTATTGCCGATATCATCCGTAATTACATCACGCTGCGCGGAACCCAGCAACGCCAGATATTGCTGCGCAATTCGCTGGATTTGCAACGCCAGACCCGCGATATCGTTGATTTGCGTGCGCAGTCCGGTTTGGCGTCTGACCTCGATTTATCCCGTGCTCGGGCCGAAGTCGCCGATATCGAGGCAACCCTGCCCGTCCTGCAAACCAGTATTGACCGGTCCATTAACGCCATCGCCATTTTAACTGGCGCACAACCGGGCACCTATCGTGACCTGTTAAGCCGCTCAGCACCCCTGCCGGAATTTGACAGTGCCCCGCCAATTGGCGTTCCCGCCGATTTGCTGCGCCGTCGTCCCGACGTGCGAGCCGCCGAACTGGGCCTGATTTCGGCCACAGCGGAAATTGGCGTCCGCACGGCAGAACTTTATCCTGAACTGTCGCTGGATGGCAGCCTGTCACTGGCGGCAACGGGATATGGCACCGGGCCAATTGTGCGCACGGCACTGGCCGCCATCAGCGCGGTGATTGATGCCACCATTTATGATGGCGGCGTCCGCAAGGCCAATATCACCGTGGCCGAGGAACAGGCCCATCAGGCGTTTTACACCTATCGCAAAACCCTGTTATCCGCGATCAGCGATGTTGAATCAGCCATTTTTGGCTATGTCGGTGCGGTATCACAGCGCGACAGTCTGATATTGGCGGTATCGCATCACCGTCAGGCGTTTGAACAATCCCGTGTGCGCTATACCCAGGGGCTTTCCAACTTTTTGGACGTGCTTGATGCCCAGCGTACACTGACACGTTCCGAACAGGACCTGGCCGATGCGCAAACCAGCCTGGAACTTGAAACCATCAATCTGTATTCGGCGGTGGGGCTGGATGCTGATGAAGTCGATCGGCTCGCTGAAAACATGAACCGCGATAGCGACCATAACGGCAAGGCGTTTGATCCCTATTACATCCAGCCAGCAGGATGATGACGCGACCTGCAAAGCGTGTGATTTAATGAAAACCGGGCGATGAGGGTTCTTCATCGCCCGGTTTTTTTAATGTCGAAAACTTACTGCCCGCTAGCAGCGCCAAGAATGGGATACCAAACCGCCAGCGCAAGCAGGGTCAGGAACAGGACGGGTGTTGTAATAACAATGCCGACCTTCATATATTGCCCCCAACTGATTTTATGCCCCTTGCCCGCCAGAACATGTAGCCAAAGCAGGGTGGCAAGACTGCCGATCGGGGTGAATTTGGGGCCAAGGTCATTGCCGATCACGTTGGCATAAACCATCAATTGCTGCACCAGTGCGGGCACATGGCCATTTACCTGGTCAATCGCCAGCGCGCCGATCAGGGTGGCGGGCATATTGTTCATGACCGATGCCAGAAAGGCCGCCGCAAAGCCCGATCCAATGGTGGCGACATAGATATTCTGACTGCCAAGCAGGGTAAGTACATGGGCTGCCTCGCTGGTAAGCCATGCCTGACCCAGCCCGTAAACCACAAGATACATGCCTAGCGAAAACAGCACGATTTGCCAGGGTGCGTTTTTAAGAACATGCGCCAGCGAAATAACCCGTTTGGATCGCCCGCCAAACCAGCGCCCGGCAATGGCCATCAGTGCGAGTGCACCCGCCCCCATGAACAGCGAAATGGGGATATCAAGATGCGCTGTCACGAACAAAGCCACCAGCAAAACGCCGATAATGGGGAAGGCAGCGTAAAATACCTGCCGGTCACGAATGGCGTGGGCGGGGTCTTCCAGGCGTTCAAGCGGGTATTGCGGCGGAATATCGCGGCGGAAATACAGCCAGAGCACCAGCAGTGTTGCCAGCAGCGAAACGATATCGACCGGCACCATGACCATGGCATAGCGCGAAAAGCTGACATCAAAGAAATTGGCGCTGACGATATTGACCAGATTGGAAATCACCAGCGGCAGGCTGGTTGAATCCGCGACAAATCCGGTCGCGATAATAAAGGCCAGCGCGGACTTTTCGCTAAATTTCAGGCGCATCAGAATGGCCAGAACAATAGGTGTCAAAAGCAGGGCCGCACCATCATTGGCAAAAAAGGCCGAAATGGCCGCGCCAAGAATAATGATTAACGGAAACAGCAAACGTCCGTTCCCCTTGCCCCAGCGGGCAATATGCAGGGCTGCCCAGGCAAAAAAACCGGCATCATCAAGGACCAGCGAAATAATGATCAGCGCGACAAAGGTGAATGTCGCATCCCAGACAATATCCCAGACAATGGAAACATCCCCCCAGCCAACCACACCGGTCAGAAGGGCAATGATGGCGCCTGCCATGGCGCTCCAGCCAA
The window above is part of the Thalassospira marina genome. Proteins encoded here:
- a CDS encoding efflux transporter outer membrane subunit, producing the protein MRLHTLLKHGPVLGISMLVLAGCVTAGPEYQAPQFDLKATYSPQVPQIADHKPDQARWWESTTDQVLDQLVTDGIKSNIDLKIAASRIAEARAVARGVTGENGPQIGASAGGRAERQWSTREDGNYQDDLGGNAGIDLSWTPDLWGGQAREGQVAEADILQQVYLREDVYRVVIADIIRNYITLRGTQQRQILLRNSLDLQRQTRDIVDLRAQSGLASDLDLSRARAEVADIEATLPVLQTSIDRSINAIAILTGAQPGTYRDLLSRSAPLPEFDSAPPIGVPADLLRRRPDVRAAELGLISATAEIGVRTAELYPELSLDGSLSLAATGYGTGPIVRTALAAISAVIDATIYDGGVRKANITVAEEQAHQAFYTYRKTLLSAISDVESAIFGYVGAVSQRDSLILAVSHHRQAFEQSRVRYTQGLSNFLDVLDAQRTLTRSEQDLADAQTSLELETINLYSAVGLDADEVDRLAENMNRDSDHNGKAFDPYYIQPAG
- a CDS encoding arsenic transporter, which codes for MLALLIFVITLVFVIWQPRGLGIGWSAMAGAIIALLTGVVGWGDVSIVWDIVWDATFTFVALIIISLVLDDAGFFAWAALHIARWGKGNGRLLFPLIIILGAAISAFFANDGAALLLTPIVLAILMRLKFSEKSALAFIIATGFVADSTSLPLVISNLVNIVSANFFDVSFSRYAMVMVPVDIVSLLATLLVLWLYFRRDIPPQYPLERLEDPAHAIRDRQVFYAAFPIIGVLLVALFVTAHLDIPISLFMGAGALALMAIAGRWFGGRSKRVISLAHVLKNAPWQIVLFSLGMYLVVYGLGQAWLTSEAAHVLTLLGSQNIYVATIGSGFAAAFLASVMNNMPATLIGALAIDQVNGHVPALVQQLMVYANVIGNDLGPKFTPIGSLATLLWLHVLAGKGHKISWGQYMKVGIVITTPVLFLTLLALAVWYPILGAASGQ